One Pseudoalteromonas sp. UG3-2 DNA window includes the following coding sequences:
- a CDS encoding nucleotidyltransferase domain-containing protein has product MSRDWESVFTTWSQGPSKTEQERVENAEKQIRQAIQASEKLKSRNVKVFTQGSYRNRVNVRQDSDVDVGVLCTDTYFPDYPDENVKMELAKSFIPATYEYATFKNELEEALVARFGRAAVTRGSKAFDIKANTYRVEADVAAFFEHRRYVTASYYHKGVEMIPDDYKPPSVKNWPEQHYQNGVSKNDTTTRRYKRVVRILKKLSNEMASKDIQSAKDAPSFLIECLVFNASTPCFEYQTFRQMVRAVLAELFNNTMSNDKCSEWGEVSELKYLFRGPQPWTRESAHQFLSDAWDYIGYE; this is encoded by the coding sequence ATGAGCAGGGATTGGGAATCAGTTTTCACAACGTGGTCTCAAGGGCCGAGCAAAACAGAGCAAGAACGTGTAGAAAATGCAGAAAAACAAATTAGGCAAGCTATTCAGGCCAGTGAAAAGTTAAAAAGTCGAAATGTCAAAGTGTTCACACAAGGTTCTTACAGGAATAGGGTCAATGTTAGGCAGGATAGCGATGTAGATGTAGGTGTCCTCTGTACTGATACTTATTTTCCTGATTACCCCGATGAAAATGTAAAAATGGAACTTGCTAAAAGTTTCATTCCCGCAACCTACGAATATGCAACTTTTAAAAACGAACTTGAAGAAGCACTTGTAGCTAGATTTGGAAGAGCGGCTGTTACGCGTGGAAGCAAAGCATTCGATATCAAGGCTAACACATATCGTGTTGAAGCAGATGTTGCAGCATTTTTCGAGCACAGGAGATATGTAACTGCAAGTTATTATCACAAAGGTGTCGAAATGATACCTGATGATTATAAACCTCCTAGTGTTAAGAATTGGCCGGAACAACATTACCAAAATGGTGTTTCCAAAAATGACACGACTACAAGAAGATATAAAAGAGTAGTTCGTATACTAAAAAAGCTATCGAACGAAATGGCGTCAAAAGATATTCAATCTGCGAAAGACGCTCCGAGCTTTCTTATTGAGTGTTTAGTATTTAATGCCTCAACACCTTGTTTTGAATATCAAACATTTAGGCAAATGGTGAGAGCAGTGCTCGCGGAGCTATTCAATAACACGATGTCTAATGACAAATGTTCAGAATGGGGTGAGGTAAGTGAATTAAAGTACCTTTTCAGAGGGCCCCAGCCTTGGACAAGGGAAAGTGCACATCAGTTTTTAAGTGATGCTTGGGATTATATAGGTTACGAATAA
- a CDS encoding NAD(P)H-quinone oxidoreductase, protein MEKSPLIPEKTRYISHESGQLTLQSMATPTLAASQVLIKVSAFGVNRADLLQRAGKYPAPKGDSPVLGLEVAGTVVAVGDTAHHHLIGKRVLSLTAGGGYAEYAVAEQALLIPVPEKMPLYQAAGIAEVMLTAFDAIMRTGKLAPGQVLLCHGGASGVGAAAIRIAKAVGATVVTTQSSDEKGQFARSLGADHVINYKQQDFVTEMKALDLQANVILDPVGGEYLKGNLQVASLDCHCIMLAMLGGRFTELDFARLLQKRFNLHGSTLRNRTLEYKAELVKQFCQEFAEQLAEPHLEIPIYRQFNWQEIELAHQVLEHNENLGKVVVNVA, encoded by the coding sequence ATGGAAAAAAGTCCGCTGATCCCAGAAAAAACGCGCTATATTAGCCATGAGAGTGGCCAATTAACGCTGCAAAGCATGGCAACACCGACGTTAGCCGCATCACAGGTGTTAATTAAAGTATCGGCTTTTGGAGTCAACCGAGCTGATCTACTACAAAGAGCTGGAAAGTACCCAGCACCCAAAGGTGACAGTCCTGTGTTGGGGTTAGAAGTCGCCGGGACGGTTGTTGCTGTGGGAGATACTGCTCACCATCACTTGATAGGCAAACGCGTGTTAAGTTTAACCGCTGGTGGAGGCTATGCTGAGTATGCCGTAGCTGAACAGGCGTTGCTTATTCCAGTGCCTGAGAAGATGCCTTTATATCAAGCCGCTGGCATTGCCGAAGTAATGTTGACGGCGTTTGATGCCATAATGCGCACTGGTAAATTAGCGCCAGGGCAAGTGTTACTTTGCCATGGTGGCGCATCTGGCGTTGGTGCGGCCGCCATTCGTATTGCCAAAGCGGTGGGGGCCACGGTCGTTACGACGCAAAGCAGTGATGAAAAAGGCCAGTTTGCCCGCTCACTGGGTGCAGATCATGTGATTAATTATAAGCAGCAAGACTTTGTTACTGAGATGAAGGCGTTGGATCTGCAAGCCAATGTCATACTTGACCCTGTAGGTGGAGAGTACCTAAAGGGGAATTTGCAGGTGGCCAGCCTTGATTGTCATTGTATTATGCTAGCTATGCTGGGAGGGCGCTTTACTGAGCTGGATTTTGCCCGCTTGCTGCAAAAACGCTTTAACCTGCATGGCAGTACGTTAAGAAACCGCACGCTTGAATACAAAGCAGAGTTAGTAAAGCAGTTTTGTCAGGAGTTTGCTGAGCAACTTGCTGAGCCTCATCTTGAGATCCCCATTTATCGCCAGTTTAATTGGCAAGAAATTGAATTAGCCCATCAAGTGTTGGAGCATAATGAAAATCTTGGGAAGGTGGTGGTGAATGTGGCTTAG
- a CDS encoding MATE family efflux transporter — protein MNFSVWEARRLLQLAAPVFFAQVTLVLMTVVDTMMAGQVSAEDLAALSIATGVWNPLIFSLQGILLALTSIVAHCHGANDQPAIKQYFQQSLYLALLLFSLGLILANFTGSIFANIGASEPVQSLAQGYIDFVKWGLLGFLLFSVYRNLIEGIGFTKPAFYISVIGLFINIIANYIFIYGKFGAPALGSAGCGLATSIVLWSMAIAQWLYSLRSKNVDGKALLSQFAAPSAKMMKYICTLGLPIALATFFEVTLFACIPLFIADLGSIAVSGHQIAASVTTMLFMMPLSLSMAIAIRIGNLSGQRAMSQLQLSIKTAFILAVIIALFVALLTYLTRDQIVWLYTNNTEVAALATSIMVLACLYQLPDALQVSANGVLRGLKYTTPITWVTFISYWLIGFSLGYVLAKTDYIVKAMGPEGFWIGIIIGLSTAAILLVTCVKRRMRFELEQTTVN, from the coding sequence ATGAATTTTTCAGTTTGGGAAGCGAGGCGCTTATTGCAACTGGCCGCCCCCGTATTTTTTGCTCAAGTGACACTGGTGTTAATGACCGTGGTCGATACCATGATGGCTGGACAAGTAAGTGCCGAAGACTTGGCCGCACTGTCGATTGCCACCGGGGTTTGGAACCCGCTTATTTTCAGTTTGCAAGGTATTCTATTAGCGTTAACCAGTATTGTGGCCCATTGCCATGGCGCCAATGACCAACCTGCCATTAAACAGTATTTTCAGCAGAGCCTGTATCTTGCGCTGCTGCTGTTTTCGTTGGGCCTTATTTTGGCGAACTTCACCGGCTCTATTTTTGCCAACATCGGGGCGAGTGAGCCCGTTCAGTCCCTAGCACAAGGCTATATCGATTTTGTTAAGTGGGGCTTGTTAGGGTTTTTACTTTTTTCAGTGTACCGCAACCTAATTGAAGGCATTGGCTTTACTAAACCGGCTTTTTATATCAGCGTTATTGGCTTATTTATCAATATCATCGCCAACTATATTTTTATTTATGGCAAATTTGGCGCGCCAGCCCTTGGCAGTGCCGGATGTGGGCTTGCGACCTCCATCGTGCTTTGGAGTATGGCGATAGCGCAATGGCTGTATAGTTTGCGGAGCAAAAACGTCGATGGCAAAGCCTTACTCAGCCAATTCGCTGCCCCCAGTGCCAAAATGATGAAATATATTTGCACGTTAGGACTGCCTATCGCCTTAGCCACCTTTTTTGAGGTGACTTTGTTTGCCTGTATTCCTTTATTTATTGCGGATTTAGGTTCGATAGCCGTATCTGGGCACCAAATTGCAGCCAGTGTCACCACCATGTTATTTATGATGCCTTTGTCGCTGTCTATGGCCATTGCCATTCGCATTGGTAACTTATCAGGGCAACGGGCCATGTCGCAGTTGCAGTTGTCCATTAAAACCGCATTTATTCTTGCTGTTATCATTGCACTCTTTGTGGCTTTGCTTACGTATCTAACTAGAGATCAGATTGTCTGGTTGTATACCAATAATACTGAGGTTGCGGCATTGGCAACGAGCATTATGGTTTTGGCCTGTTTGTACCAACTCCCCGATGCCTTGCAAGTATCAGCCAACGGGGTATTGCGGGGGTTAAAATATACCACACCGATAACCTGGGTGACGTTTATTTCATACTGGCTTATTGGCTTTAGTTTGGGCTATGTGCTCGCTAAAACCGACTACATTGTTAAAGCCATGGGCCCAGAAGGGTTCTGGATAGGTATTATTATTGGTCTTAGTACCGCCGCCATTCTGCTCGTTACCTGTGTAAAAAGACGAATGAGGTTTGAACTTGAACAAACAACTGTTAACTAG
- a CDS encoding DUF3080 family protein — MNKQLLTSLFCLLALGCSEKPSELNQEYQQRLANTLELEHQPSANLSNPTLEKVPLPESDITISVLDIASLGHCKVTNLIAQHNNQLGKVSYPSERLKYHIRFIQLAPACAEHPKTSEKVAAALTTAVAEKTAQLPHYFMHMMSFERELQVLGVLTRDEVPIDNVSLHGKTLEAIEQLAEMASHLKEPQKLDPEALTPALEVLSQRYIPSLLSSVRKQSQYNRTTTAMLEQVELEQTLCQPQGNRERAEILNNVFSKFYLKQLQPYQASLTNLLAEVEKAWLPIAQLYHEQGVTPPIAPAKHLNELKQSAKAHVTWWQKFYKLCEITPL; from the coding sequence TTGAACAAACAACTGTTAACTAGTTTATTTTGCCTGCTGGCGCTGGGCTGCAGTGAGAAACCCAGCGAGCTTAACCAAGAATACCAACAGCGATTGGCTAACACCCTGGAGCTTGAACACCAGCCTAGCGCCAACTTAAGTAACCCAACACTTGAAAAGGTGCCACTCCCCGAGAGTGACATCACCATTTCGGTGTTGGATATTGCCAGCCTGGGGCATTGTAAAGTGACGAATTTAATCGCCCAGCATAATAACCAACTCGGCAAAGTCAGTTATCCTAGTGAGCGCTTAAAATATCATATTCGCTTTATTCAGCTGGCGCCTGCTTGTGCCGAGCATCCTAAAACCAGTGAAAAGGTAGCCGCTGCCCTCACCACGGCTGTTGCGGAAAAAACAGCACAACTGCCACACTATTTTATGCATATGATGTCATTTGAGCGGGAACTGCAAGTGCTCGGGGTGCTGACGCGCGATGAAGTACCAATCGATAATGTGTCATTACACGGCAAAACCTTAGAAGCAATCGAACAATTAGCTGAAATGGCCAGTCACCTCAAAGAACCGCAAAAACTCGACCCAGAAGCGCTGACCCCGGCACTGGAAGTGCTATCGCAGCGCTACATACCAAGCTTATTAAGCAGCGTAAGAAAACAAAGCCAGTACAATCGCACTACCACCGCCATGCTTGAGCAAGTAGAGCTTGAGCAAACACTCTGCCAGCCACAGGGCAATCGTGAACGCGCAGAAATATTAAACAATGTGTTTAGTAAGTTTTATCTAAAACAACTGCAACCCTATCAAGCTAGCTTAACCAATTTACTGGCTGAAGTTGAGAAGGCTTGGTTGCCAATAGCCCAGCTCTACCACGAACAAGGCGTAACGCCACCTATTGCACCAGCAAAACACTTAAATGAGTTAAAGCAATCAGCCAAAGCGCATGTTACTTGGTGGCAAAAATTCTATAAGCTGTGTGAAATAACTCCGTTATGA